In one window of Pseudochaenichthys georgianus chromosome 5, fPseGeo1.2, whole genome shotgun sequence DNA:
- the LOC117447389 gene encoding potassium channel subfamily K member 15-like produces MKPQNIRTLSLILSIVFYLLLGAAVFDALESESEVLRKKALEQRLNDLKRKYGFTAEDYRDIERVVLQSEPHRAGRQWKFAGSFYFAITVITTIGYGHAAPRTDAGKAFCMFYAVLGIPLTLVMFQSQGERINTFVRFLLRRAKQGLGFQQTEVSMGNMVLVGLLSCMSTLCVGAAAFSHFEDWTFFNAYYYCFITLTTIGFGDFVALQKTDALSKRPPYVAFSFVYILVGLTVIGAFLNLVVLRFLTVSTGERDVKPESRVAEQPQDTQGDREVSEAETADLSDPSRLRALLSCICCALYDRPSPPHPDEVGGHSNPVFYNSISYRVERASCSSCFTSSQASPCSQALCAGKNYPHSRRKSL; encoded by the exons ATGAAGCCGCAGAACATCAGGAccctctctctcatcctctccatAGTTTTCTACCTGCTGCTGGGAGCCGCCGTGTTTGACGCGCTGGAGTCGGAAAGCGAGGTTCTTCGGAAGAAGGCGCTGGAGCAGAGGCTGAACGATCTGAAGAGGAAGTACGGCTTCACGGCGGAGGACTACCGAGACATCGAGAGGGTGGTGCTGCAGTCCGAGCCGCACCGCGCCGGGAGGCAGTGGAAGTTCGCAGGGTCTTTTTATTTTGCCATCACTGTCATCACCACAATTG GTTACGGCCACGCTGCTCCACGCACTGACGCTGGCAAGGCCTTCTGTATGTTTTACGCTGTCCTGGGCATCCCTCTGACCCTGGTCATGTTCCAGAGCCAGGGCGAGAGGATCAACACCTTCGTCCGCTTCCTCCTGCGCAGAGCCAAGCAGGGCCTGGGCTTCCAGCAGACCGAGGTGTCCATGGGGAACATGGTGCTGGTGGGCCTGCTGTCGTGCATGAGCACCCTGTGTGTCGGAGCCGCAGCCTTCTCCCACTTTGAGGACTGGACCTTCTTTAATGCTTATTACTACTGCTTCATCACGCTCACCACCATCGGATTTGGAGATTTTGTGGCCTTGCAGAAGACTGATGCTCTCTCGAAGCGACCCCCCTATGTGGCGTTTAGCTTCGTGTACATTTTGGTGGGGCTGACGGTGATTGGGGCTTTTCTTAACCTGGTGGTGCTGAGGTTTCTGACTGTAAGCACCGGGGAGCGGGACGTGAAGCCTGAATCAAGGGTGGCGGAGCAGCCTCAGGACACGCAGGGGGATAGGGAGGTGTCGGAGGCCGAAACTGCTGAT CTCTCTGATCCCAGCAGACTCAGGGCCTTGCTCTCCTGCATCTGCTGTGCTTTATACGACCGCCCATCTCCGCCTCATCCTGACGAGGTGGGCGGCCACAGCAACCCCGTCTTTTACAACTCCATCTCCTACAGGGTGGAGCGGGCCTCCTGCAGCTCCTGCTTCACCTCCTCACAGGCCTCCCCCTGCAGCCAGGCTCTCTGTGCGGGCAAGAACTATCCCCACAGCAGGAGAAAGTCATTATAA
- the LOC117446545 gene encoding opioid growth factor receptor-like: MRPLPVLLCRLVEGIMAFFNDNGGYSVFEWFLRSPGIIWRCMRRLCSLIVNALIPIRWRSNCESAEEPETNSEVNFPAISSPKDVEQSRGKGPPKRAADYNRDLTPKERQGCDRSVGESEEVVAQLTEDEDESEEDGGEFRVDSSDEFYCGYDSTWETEDQEPRCSGTRRPAAGHYKFRSFENAAKDMQNYRHDYPSLSKMSHWNESDDQPNLKFHLGLMRSVPDDAFIKDFHNDWYGDYNRLESGHSYIQWLFPLQEPGVNYQARTLTKDEIKDICQSSLALLNLLDSYKLMLDFYGIELLNEQTGELTRALNWKARFNNLNSHTHNNLRITRILKCLGTLGYPHYQAHLVRFFLEETLVNRELPQIKDSVLNYFVFAVLDKRQRRSLIKFAYLNYDRKEEFVWCPKKIQMMWSRESASLQKACL, encoded by the exons ATGAGGCCCCTGCCAGTGCTGTTGTGTCGACTTGTGGAGGGTATTATGGCCTTCTTCAACGACAACGGAGGTTATTCTGTGTTTGAGTGGTTTTTACGCTCTCCTGGTATCATATGGCGCTGTATGAGAAGACTGTGTAGTTTAATAGTCAACGCATTGATACCGATAAGATGGCGATCGAATTGCGAAAGCGCGGAAGAGCCTGAAACAAACTCCGAAGTCAACTTTCCAGCGATTAGTTCCCCCAAAGATGTGGAGCAGTCCCGCGGTAAAGGTCCACCGAAGAGGGCCGCTGACTACAACCGAGATTTGACCCCCAAGGAGCGGCAGGGGTGTGACCGAAGCGTCGGGGAGTCTGAAGAAGTTGTTGCGCAGTTAACCGAAGATGAAGATGAGTCTGAGGAAGATGGTGGAGAGTTTCGCGTTGATTCCTCAGATGAGTTTTACTGTGGCTATGACTCCACCTGGGAGACAGAGGACCAGGAGCCGAGATGCAGCGGGACAAGGCGACCTGCAGCCGGGCAT TACAAGTTCAGAAGCTTCGAGAATGCCGCAAAAGACATGCAGAACTACAGGCATGACTACCCT TCTCTGAGCAAGATGTCACACTGGAATGAGTCG GATGACCAGCCTAATCTGAAGTTTCACCTCGGGCTGATGCGTTCTGTACCTGACG ATGCTTTCATAAAGGATTTCCACAATGATTGGTATGGAGATTATAATAGACTGGAGAGTGGACACTCCTACATTCAATG GTTGTTCCCACTGCAGGAGCCAGGGGTGAACTATCAGGCAAGAACACTGACGAAAGACGAAATAAAG GACATTTGTCAAAGCAGCCTGGCATTGTTGAATCTGTTGGATTCCTATAAGCTCATGTTGGACTTCTATGGTATCGAGTTGCTTAATGAACAAACAGGAGAATTGACGAGAGCGCTGAACTGGAAAGCAAGATTCAACAACCTTAACAG tcacactcacaacaacctGCGCATCACCCGCATCCTGAAGTGCCTGGGAACCCTGGGGTACCCTCACTACCAAGCCCACCTGGTGCGCTTCTTCCTGGAGGAGACCCTCGTCAACAGAGAGCTGCCACAAATCAAGGATAGTGTGCTCAACTACTTTGTGTTTGCGGTCCTCGATAAGAGACAACGTAGAAGTCTCATCAAGTTCGCCTATTTGAACTATGACCGTAAAGAAGAGTTTGTGTGGTGCCCAAAGAAAATTCAAATGATGTGGTCACGGGAGTCAGCGTCTCTGCAAAAAGCATGCTTATGA